From one Bdellovibrionales bacterium CG10_big_fil_rev_8_21_14_0_10_45_34 genomic stretch:
- a CDS encoding DNA-directed RNA polymerase subunit omega, producing MARVTVEDCLDKAPSRFALVMLVSKRAKQILKGSKPVLASKNNKAVVTALREVAAGRTFFDPEESDTIMKQIEENLSREVTEVPASPSVNGAATASASEVPNGATHQ from the coding sequence GTGGCCCGCGTAACCGTTGAAGATTGTTTAGATAAAGCTCCAAGCCGATTTGCGTTGGTCATGCTTGTTTCAAAGCGAGCAAAACAGATTTTGAAGGGCTCAAAGCCAGTTTTGGCTTCAAAAAACAATAAAGCCGTCGTGACAGCTCTCAGAGAAGTTGCCGCCGGTCGCACATTTTTTGATCCCGAAGAGTCGGACACGATTATGAAGCAGATCGAAGAAAACCTTTCACGAGAAGTCACTGAGGTTCCAGCTAGTCCGTCTGTAAACGGCGCTGCAACTGCTTCAGCTT
- a CDS encoding guanylate kinase, with translation MKPPLIIVSAPSGAGKSTLCQRALKEIPNLVDSISYTTRPPRATESEGAPYHFVSKEQFEVLKKDGFFAETALVHENWYGTPRYQIEEAHNNGKVLIMDVDVKGAMNLKNLYPTALSIFILPPSIEELKRRLLVRDAGKTQNLDLRLENAQTEMEQSRLFDQQITNENFESAFDSFKKIIENALQRA, from the coding sequence ATGAAACCGCCATTGATCATCGTTTCAGCTCCTAGTGGTGCCGGCAAAAGTACGCTTTGTCAGCGCGCTCTAAAGGAAATTCCCAATCTCGTGGATAGCATTAGTTATACGACGAGGCCTCCAAGGGCGACTGAGTCAGAAGGCGCACCCTACCACTTCGTGAGTAAAGAGCAGTTCGAAGTCCTCAAGAAGGACGGTTTTTTTGCGGAAACCGCATTGGTTCACGAAAATTGGTATGGAACCCCGAGGTATCAGATTGAGGAAGCCCACAATAACGGGAAGGTTCTGATTATGGATGTCGATGTAAAAGGGGCTATGAACCTCAAGAATCTCTACCCCACGGCACTTTCCATCTTTATTCTACCCCCTTCTATCGAAGAGCTGAAACGTCGGCTGTTAGTCCGAGATGCCGGTAAGACTCAGAATTTGGACCTCCGCCTGGAGAATGCGCAGACGGAAATGGAGCAATCCCGGCTTTTTGACCAGCAAATCACCAATGAGAATTTTGAATCAGCCTTCGATTCCTTTAAGAAAATCATTGAAAATGCCCTCCAAAGGGCCTAA